The window GTGCGAGGGCAGGCCCGGCCAGTTCACGCGTTCCACTGCCGGATGCGCGGCGAGGAACTCCGCCAGCTTGCGCGCGTTGGCGCAATGCATCGCCATCCGCGCGCCCAGCGAGCGGCAGCCGCGCAGGGTGAGCCAGGCGCTGAACGGGGCCAGCACCGCGCCGGTGACGTGCAGCCGATGCGCGACTTTCCGGGCGAAGGCATCGTCGCGGGCGAACACCAGCGCGCCGCCGAGCACGTCGCTGTGGCCGCCGAAGTACTTCGTCGTGGAGTGCATCACGACGTCTGCGCCCAGCGCCAGCGGGCGCTGCAACAGCGGCGTGGCGAAGGTGTTGTCGACGACGACTAGCGCGCCCGCGGCATGGCCGAGCTCCGCCAGCGCGGCGATGTCGCTGATCTTCAGCAGCGGATTCGACGGCGTTTCGATCCACAGCAGCGACAGCGGCTTCGCGCAGGCCGCGTGCACGGCGTCGAGGTCGGCCATGTCCACCGTTTCGACCAGAATGCCGCGCTCCGGCAGGAACTCGCCGAACAGCATGCGCAGGCCGCTGTAGCAGTCGTCGGGAAACAGCACGCGGCTGCCCGCGGGCAGCGACTCCAGCAGCGTGGTCATCGCCGCCATCCCGGAGGCGAAGGTCAGCGCTTCTTCGCCGCCTTCGAGCGCCTTCAGCGCCTCGCGCAGGCGGTCGTTGGTGGGGTTGCCCTCGCGCTGGTATTCGTAGCCTGCGACGCGCTCGCCGGCGGGCCGTGGCGGAAGGTGGTGGCGAGGTGGATCGGCGGCGCGACCGCGCCGGTGGCGGGGTCCGCTTCGTTGCCGGTGTGGACGGCCAGGGTGCCGGGGCGCAGCGCGTTCATTCGAAACCTCAGTCGTGTGGGGCAGGGCTTCGCCGCATTTGCGGCAGAACCAGGCATCTTCGTCGTGTTCGCCCAGGCTGCATTGCGGGCAGCGCAGCTGGATGCGGCCGCGCGAGCGCATCGTACGCGCCAGCTCGGCGGTGTAGATGCCGGTAGGCACCACGATGATGCTGTAGCCGATGATGATCAGCGTCGAGGTGAGCAGGCGCCCGAGCGTGGTGGCGGGCGAGAGGTCGCCGTAGCCCACCGTCGCCATCGTCACCACCGCCCAGTACATGCCGGTGGGAATGCTGTCGAAGCCGTGCGCCGGGCCTTCGACCACGTACATCAGCGCGCCGAAGATCACCGCGATGGTGAGCAGGGTGAGCACGAAGATCAGGATCTTGCGCCGGCTGCGGATCAGCGCGTGGGTGAGCATGCCGGCTTCGTCGGAATACTTGACCAGCTTGAGGATGCGGAAGATGCGCAGCAGCCGCAGGATGCGGATCACCGTCAGCGAGGCGCTGGCGGGGAACAGCAGCGACAGGAAGGTGGGCAGGATCGCCAGCAGGTCGACGATGCCCAGGAAGCTGCGCGCGTAGCGCAGCGGCTGCCGCACCACCCAGATCCGCGTGGCGTATTCGATTGCGAACAGCAGGGTGAACGCCCACTCGGCGACGTACAGCGGGAAGTGCCAGCGCGCCTTGACGCCGGGTTCGCTGTCCAGCAGCACCACCAGCACGCTGGCGACGATGACCGCGATCAGCGCGAGGTCGAAGTTGCGTTCGCCGCGCGACTCGTGGTGGAACATCAGGCGATACAGTCGGTAGCGCAGGCCTTCGCGGCTGGCGGGCTGCAGGACGGGAGCGAAGAACTCGCTGCCGCCCCTGCCGTCCTGCGCGTGCGTCGCCTCGTCCATGTCAGATCGCGCGGAAGGCGGCGCGCGCTGCTTCGATGGTCGCGGCGATCGCCGCATCGTCGTGCGCGCCGGACATGAAGCCGGCCTCGAACGCGGACGGCGCGAGGTACACGCCGCGTTCCAGCATCGCGTGGAAGAAGTGGTTGAACGCGGCGCTGTCGCAGGCCATCGCCTGCGCGTAGGTGTCCACCTTCTCCGCGCTGAAGAACAGGCCGAACATGCCGCCCACGCGCTGGGTGGTGAAGGCGACGCCGGCTTCGCGTGCGGCAGCTTCCAGCCCGTCGCACAGCGCGTTGGTTTTCGCTTCCAGCGCGTCGTGGAAACCGGGCGCCTGAATGAGTTCCAGCATCGCAAGGCCCGCCGCCATCGCCACCGGATTGCCGCTCAGCGTGCCGGCCTGGTAGATCGGGCCGCTGGGCGCGACCTGCTGCATCAGTTCGCGGCGACCGCCGTAGGCGCCGACCGGCATGCCGCCGCCGATCACCTTGCCGAAGGTCGAAAGATCCGGCGTCACGCCGTAGCGCGCCTGCGCGCCGCCGAGCGCGACGCGGAAGCCGGTCATCACTTCGTCGAAGATCAGCAGCGCGCCGTGCTTCGTGCACAGGGCGCGCAGGTGCTGCAGGTAGCCTTCGCGCGGCGGCAGGCA is drawn from Thermomonas brevis and contains these coding sequences:
- a CDS encoding trans-sulfuration enzyme family protein → MPHTTEVSNERAAPRHPGRPHRQRSGPRHRRGRAADPPRHHLPPRPAGERVAGYEYQREGNPTNDRLREALKALEGGEEALTFASGMAAMTTLLESLPAGSRVLFPDDCYSGLRMLFGEFLPERGILVETVDMADLDAVHAACAKPLSLLWIETPSNPLLKISDIAALAELGHAAGALVVVDNTFATPLLQRPLALGADVVMHSTTKYFGGHSDVLGGALVFARDDAFARKVAHRLHVTGAVLAPFSAWLTLRGCRSLGARMAMHCANARKLAEFLAAHPAVERVNWPGLPSHPGHAVAAKQMREFGAMLSVELRGGREAALAVAGRLRIFTNATSLGGCESLVEHRASVEGPNPRSPQNLLRVSVGLEDGDDLIADFAQALG
- the hemL gene encoding glutamate-1-semialdehyde 2,1-aminomutase, giving the protein MKTDRSHDLFTRAQSLMPGGVNSPVRAFKSVGGEPFFVQRAEGPYLFDADGNRYIDYVGSWGPMIVGHNHPKVLEAVIETARNGLSFGTPNPLEVTMAETITRLIPSCEMVRMVNSGTEATLSAIRLARGTTGRSRIVKFEGCYHGHGDSFLVKAGSGALTFGVPTSPGVPKALADLTLTLPYNDFDAATQLFDECGGDIACLIVEPVVGNANCLPPREGYLQHLRALCTKHGALLIFDEVMTGFRVALGGAQARYGVTPDLSTFGKVIGGGMPVGAYGGRRELMQQVAPSGPIYQAGTLSGNPVAMAAGLAMLELIQAPGFHDALEAKTNALCDGLEAAAREAGVAFTTQRVGGMFGLFFSAEKVDTYAQAMACDSAAFNHFFHAMLERGVYLAPSAFEAGFMSGAHDDAAIAATIEAARAAFRAI